In the genome of Diaphorobacter sp. HDW4A, the window CGGACGAGCCGTAGGCCACGCCCATCTTGCCGCTCTTGACCAGCGGGTCGTTCAGCAGCCCTGCGTTCTCGAGCGCGATCTCGCTCACGCGTGTGCCCATCAACGCCACTCGGCCCATGCTGCGCATGGTTTTGCGGTTGTAGTGTGCAGGCAGATCGAAAGCAGGAACGGTGCAGCCCAGTTGTGTGTTCAGGCCCTCGATGTCCTTCCACTCGTGCATCGCGCGGATCACGTTCTTGCCGCTATGCAACTGTGCGCGCACGGTAGCCCAATCGTGGCCCAGCGGGCTCAGCGCTCCGATGCCGGTCACCACGACGCGGCGTTTGCCATTGTGATTGCTGTTCAAGGCGCTCATCCCAGCATTCCTCCGTTGACGGAAATGACCTGACGCGTCACATAAGACGCATCCTGCCCCATGAGAAACGACACCACAGCAGCGACTTCCTCCACCGATCCCATGCGACGCATCGGGATCATGTCCATCGCATGCTCCAGCACTTCCTCGCTCACCATCTCGGTGTCGATCAGGCCAGGTGCCACGCAGTTGACCGTGATGTTGCGCTTGGCCAGCTCGATGGCCAGCGACTTGGTCGCCGCGATCACCCCGGCCTTGGCCGCACTGTAATTGGTCTGCCCGCGATTGCCCATCAGCGCCGACACCGATGCCAGCGTGACGATGCGCCCCGGCTTGCGCCTGCGCACCATGGGCATGACGACGGGATGCAGCACGTTGTAGAACGCATCGAGATTGGTGTGCACCACGGCATCCCACTCCTCGCCACTCATCGCGGGAAAGGCGTTGTCACGCGCGATACCCGCATTGCAGACCACGCCGTAGTAGGCGCCGTGCTGCTCCATGTCGGCTTCAAGCGCCGCTGCGCTGGCCGCGCGGTCCGCCACGTCGAACTGCAACACGCGCGCACTGCGGCCCAGCGCCTCGATGGCGGCCACGACTTCCCTGGCGTGCTCCACGCCGCTGCGGCAATGCACGACGATGTCGTGACCATCGCGCGCCAGACGCAGCGCAATCGCCCGGCCTATGCCCCGGCTGGATCCGGTCACCAGAACGGTCCCCTTGGTGGTCGATTCAGTCGTCATTCCTGTCATCAGCTCTCTGTGTTTTGCAGCGCCTGCACGTAGGCGCCGCCATCTTCGGGTTCGTAGACCGAGATGCGCGCCGTGGCTCGCACCTCCTCATCGGCTCGGATTGTGCAGTCAAACATGCCCAACCCGTTATCGCCCATCAGCTCGCATTGCACACTCACCGTGAGAACGGTGTCCGGCGCGAAGAAGTCGGCGCTGGCATCGTACTTGCGCGTGCCTAGCAAAAAGCCAAGCTTGACCTGCTGCCCCGCCTGCAACGCACGCCACCCGGCCCAGGCCGCCACGGTCTGGGCCATGTATTCCAGCCCAACCCACGCTGGCATTCCTTCGTCCTGCAGATAGAGACCGTCGCGCGGCACCGTCACCTCGGCCACGGCGCTTTCCGCATCAGCATCCAGCAAACGGTCGAGCAGCAGCATCGCACCGCGATGGGGCACGTAGTTCTCGATGGGCAAAAATTCCTTCATCACCAACTCGTCAACCTCATCCATTCCGTTTCAACCAGCCGCAAACAGCAAGGCACAGTTGCTGCCGCCAAATGCAAAAGAGTTGCTGAGCACCGCCCTCGCGCTGCGGCCCAGTGCCGTCTGCGGCCCCACAATCTGCAGCAGGGGCAGGCTCGCATCGGCCGCGCCATCCCAGCAATGCGCGGGCAGCTTGCCCAGCGGATTGTCGTGCAGCACATGCCAGCAGATCGCCGCTTCCAGCGCACCGGCCGCGGCCAGCGCATGGCCGGTCAGCGGCTTGGTCGAACTGGCCGCCGCACCCATACCGAACAGCGCATGCACGGCTAGGCTCTCCATCGCATCATTGTGCGGCGTAGCCGTGCCGTGCAGATTCACGTAGTCAATATCGGCGGCCTGCATGCCCGCGCGATCCAGCGCCTGCTGCATGGCAGAGATCGCACCGCGCCCCGTCGGATCGGGCGCGGACATGTGGTGCGCATCCTGGCTCTCGCCCCATCCCGCGAGCCGCACCGGCCCGCTCTCGCGCGTCATCACGAAAAAGGCTGCCGCCTCGCCGAGATTGATGCCGCAGCGGTTCGCTGACAGCGGATTGCAGCGCTCGGCGGACACCGCCTCGAGCGCGCTGAACCCCGCCACAGTGAACGCGCTCAGCGCATCCACCCCCCCCGCGATCACCACATCGACCATGCCACTGACCAGCAACCGCGCGCCGCTCGCGAGTGCCTTGGCTCCTGACGAGCAGGCTGTCGACGTCGCATGCACTGGCCCCCTGATGCCCAGATGTTTGGCGAGAAACCCGGCCACATCGCCCAGCTCCTGCACCGTGTAGTCAAAGCCCTCGGGAAACGCACCCGCGTGTCGATACGCATCGGCCGCGAGAATACCCTCGTCAAGCCCGCCCGTGCTCGTGCCCACGATCAGCGCCACGCGCTCGGCAGAGAAGCGCTCGATCAGCGCATCGATCTGCGGCTTGAGCGGCTGCATCGTCGCCCAGGCCAGCGCATTGTTGCGCGAGCGTTGCGCGAGCGCGGTAAAGTCGAGCGCGGGCAGCGCGATGTCGCTCGGCAGACAGCCCAACGCCAACGCACGGCCCGGCGAATACTGCTCGGTCACGCGCAGCGTCTGCGGATCGGCATCGGCAAACAGCCGCGCGCGCATCTGCTCGGCACTTGCGCCCAGCGCACTGATCGCCGAGACGGCATTCAGATAAACGGGAGGTCGCTCCATCTTCATCACTGCCCCGCCTTGTTGCTACAGAGATCGGCACCGCCCGGCGTGTCGATGCGCAGCGACCAGTTGCCCTGCTGGTAGACCACCTCGAGCGCGTTCGCATCGAGATAGCGCACCTTCACCCGCTGCGCTCCCGCGTATTTCAGCACGCGCTCATTTGGTGTCGCGACAAGCGTCCATTGTGCGGGCAAAGCGCGCGAGATCTCCGCCTCGGGCCAGAACGCGAGTTGCACGTCGCTCAGCACCTGCTCGGGCTTGAGCACCGCAGGCCACCAGCGCGAGAGCTGCGGGTCGAGCTTGGTGCCATTCCAATCCAGCGTGCCGACCATCTGGCCAAGATTCAGAATCGCCAACCGCATGCTGCCCGCATCGACCTCCAGCAGCGCATCCAACTCCTTGGCCGACTGCCCCGGCGGCTGCACCGTCAGGCGCTGCTGCACCGCTGCGGCGCAGCCCAGCGCGGACGGAGCCAGCGCCAGCCATGGAGAGCCCACTTGGCCCGCAGACTCGGCATCGACCTGCTGGCGCGGCACGGATGTGCAGCCCGCCAGCAAGGCGGCAAGCGCAATGCCAGTGAGCCACGGCGCGCGCACCAAGCAGGTCTTTGGCAAGGTCACGCAACCGCCTCTTTGACCTGCTGCTGGCAGAGTTCGCGCAACACGTTGAGGCGACGCTGCGGTTCGGCCACATAGGGGTTGGCCTTGTCCCACGCATAGCCCGCGAGGATCGACGAGATCATGCGGCGGATTTCCGGGCTGTGGCGCTCGTGGAAGATCACGTCCTGAAAGCCCCCCTCATACCAGCCCGACACGAACGCGCGGAAGGTATTCACGCCCGCCTGCAGCGGTACCGCGTAGTCGGCTTGCCAATCGACGGCCTCGCCGTTCCATGCGCGCGCGATGCACTTTGCGGCAAGGCTTGCCGACTTCACCGCAATCGTCACGCCGCTCGAGAACACCGGATCGAGGAACTCGCCTGCGTTGCCCAGCAGCGCAAAGTTCTTGCCCCAGAGCGACGTCACGTTTGCCGAATAGCCCGTGAGCGTGCGGCCCGGTGTGTCCCACACCGCGTTGCGCAGCACATGCGAGAGCGACGGCGTCTCGGCAATGATCGCGCGCAGGCGTTCCACTTCGGTACCCTTGTATTGCGACAGATATTCGGGCGTGCCGACCACGCCCTGTGAGCAGCGGCCGTTGGAGAACGGAATGGTCCAGAACCACACGTCGTGGTGCTCGGGATGCACGCTGATCAGAATCTTCTGGCGGTCCATCTCGCCGAGAGCAATGCGGTCCTCGACGTGGGTGAACAGCGCGCCGCGCACCGGAAAATCCGACGGCCGCTCCAGATCCAGCATGCGCGGCAGAATGCGCGCAAAGCCGCTGGCGTCGAGCAGATAACGCGCCGTCACCGTGTATTCCTCGCCCTGCTCCGACCGCACGCGCACCACCGGCTGCTCACCGCTCACGTCGACGGCTGTCACCACGTGGCGATAACGGATCTCCGCGCCCGCCTTCTCGGCAGCATCGGCCAGCACCTTGTCGAAATCGCCGCGCTGCACCTGGTAGGTCGTGCCCCAGCCCTTGGAGAACTTGTCGCGGAAATCAAAAGCCGTGGCCTGCGCGCCCTTGGCGAAGGCCGCGCCGTTCTTGTACTGAAAACCCGCCTCCACCACGTCCT includes:
- a CDS encoding beta-ketoacyl-ACP synthase → MERPPVYLNAVSAISALGASAEQMRARLFADADPQTLRVTEQYSPGRALALGCLPSDIALPALDFTALAQRSRNNALAWATMQPLKPQIDALIERFSAERVALIVGTSTGGLDEGILAADAYRHAGAFPEGFDYTVQELGDVAGFLAKHLGIRGPVHATSTACSSGAKALASGARLLVSGMVDVVIAGGVDALSAFTVAGFSALEAVSAERCNPLSANRCGINLGEAAAFFVMTRESGPVRLAGWGESQDAHHMSAPDPTGRGAISAMQQALDRAGMQAADIDYVNLHGTATPHNDAMESLAVHALFGMGAAASSTKPLTGHALAAAGALEAAICWHVLHDNPLGKLPAHCWDGAADASLPLLQIVGPQTALGRSARAVLSNSFAFGGSNCALLFAAG
- a CDS encoding NAD(P)/FAD-dependent oxidoreductase, which gives rise to MDNVKVEQTEILIIGAGPSGAVAAGLLRKQGRKVLILEKETFPRFSIGESLLPQSMQYIEEAGMLQDVVEAGFQYKNGAAFAKGAQATAFDFRDKFSKGWGTTYQVQRGDFDKVLADAAEKAGAEIRYRHVVTAVDVSGEQPVVRVRSEQGEEYTVTARYLLDASGFARILPRMLDLERPSDFPVRGALFTHVEDRIALGEMDRQKILISVHPEHHDVWFWTIPFSNGRCSQGVVGTPEYLSQYKGTEVERLRAIIAETPSLSHVLRNAVWDTPGRTLTGYSANVTSLWGKNFALLGNAGEFLDPVFSSGVTIAVKSASLAAKCIARAWNGEAVDWQADYAVPLQAGVNTFRAFVSGWYEGGFQDVIFHERHSPEIRRMISSILAGYAWDKANPYVAEPQRRLNVLRELCQQQVKEAVA
- a CDS encoding 3-ketoacyl-ACP reductase FabG2 — encoded protein: MTGMTTESTTKGTVLVTGSSRGIGRAIALRLARDGHDIVVHCRSGVEHAREVVAAIEALGRSARVLQFDVADRAASAAALEADMEQHGAYYGVVCNAGIARDNAFPAMSGEEWDAVVHTNLDAFYNVLHPVVMPMVRRRKPGRIVTLASVSALMGNRGQTNYSAAKAGVIAATKSLAIELAKRNITVNCVAPGLIDTEMVSEEVLEHAMDMIPMRRMGSVEEVAAVVSFLMGQDASYVTRQVISVNGGMLG
- a CDS encoding DUF3261 domain-containing protein; the encoded protein is MTLPKTCLVRAPWLTGIALAALLAGCTSVPRQQVDAESAGQVGSPWLALAPSALGCAAAVQQRLTVQPPGQSAKELDALLEVDAGSMRLAILNLGQMVGTLDWNGTKLDPQLSRWWPAVLKPEQVLSDVQLAFWPEAEISRALPAQWTLVATPNERVLKYAGAQRVKVRYLDANALEVVYQQGNWSLRIDTPGGADLCSNKAGQ